A single genomic interval of Schistocerca americana isolate TAMUIC-IGC-003095 chromosome 2, iqSchAmer2.1, whole genome shotgun sequence harbors:
- the LOC124594761 gene encoding H/ACA ribonucleoprotein complex subunit 1-like, with product MRITVCVVFLAACYLSSAEEAAKAEEKKTSKTEKRGLYGLGIGGYGGGFGGGYGGGYGGGYGGGYGGGFGGGLGGGYGGGIGYGGGEVKAITITKEVPVPVPQPYPVTVERKVPFPVRVPVKVPVDRPYPVSVPQPYPVPVEKPVPYPVSVPKPVAVPVPQPVVVKQPVPVVLKGGYGGGLGGYGGGFGGFGGGYGGHGGFGGGFGGFGGYGHPH from the coding sequence GTGTGCGTAGTTTTCCTGGCGGCGTGCTACCTGTCGTCCGCCGAAGAGGCCGCTAAAGCGGAGGAGAAGAAGACCAGCAAGACGGAAAAGCGCGGCCTGTACGGCCTGGGCATCGGCGGGTACGGAGGCGGCTTCGGCGGCGGCTACGGGGGCGGCTACGGCGGCGGCTACGGCGGCGGCTACGGCGGCGGCTTCGGGGGCGGACTCGGCGGCGGCTACGGCGGCGGCATCGGCTACGGCGGAGGAGAGGTGAAGGCCATCACCATCACGAAGGAGGTGCCGGTGCCCGTGCCGCAGCCGTACCCCGTCACGGTGGAGCGGAAGGTGCCCTTCCCCGTCAGGGTCCCCGTCAAGGTGCCGGTGGACAGGCCGTACCCGGTGAGCGTGCCGCAGCCGTACCCCGTCCCCGTGGAGAAGCCCGTGCCGTACCCCGTGAGCGTGCCCAAGCCCGTCGCCGTGCCGGTACCTCAGCCCGTGGTCGTCAAGCAGCCGGTGCCCGTCGTCCTCAAGGGCGGGTACGGCGGCGGCCTGGGCGGTTACGGGGGCGGCTTTGGCGGCTTCGGTGGCGGCTACGGAGGCCACGGAGGCTTCGGAGGCGGTTTCGGAGGCTTCGGAGGCTACGGACATCCCCACTGA